From a region of the Chondrinema litorale genome:
- a CDS encoding sugar O-acetyltransferase — translation MTEKEKMLSGAFYDSRDPELLAMYHKARKLLKAYNYLDSENLAERGRILSDLFEYKADGVWIETPFFCDYGANISIGENTFVNTNCMFLDNNKITIGKNGLIAPYVQVYTAIHPLKAADRIITEDKSSRYLTSTKPVSIGDNAWIGGNSVIFPGVTIGNNVTIGAGSVVTKDIPDNVLAFGNPCVVQKEL, via the coding sequence ATGACTGAGAAAGAAAAAATGCTAAGTGGAGCATTTTACGATTCTAGAGATCCAGAATTGTTGGCCATGTATCATAAAGCTAGAAAGCTATTGAAAGCATATAATTATCTTGACTCCGAAAACCTAGCCGAACGCGGACGCATTTTATCTGACCTATTCGAATACAAAGCAGATGGAGTTTGGATTGAAACACCTTTCTTTTGTGATTATGGAGCCAATATTTCTATTGGAGAAAACACCTTTGTAAATACCAATTGCATGTTTCTAGATAACAACAAAATTACCATTGGAAAGAATGGCTTAATTGCTCCTTATGTGCAGGTTTACACAGCCATTCATCCCTTAAAGGCTGCTGATAGAATTATTACAGAAGATAAAAGCTCTCGCTACCTCACTTCTACCAAACCTGTAAGCATTGGCGACAATGCCTGGATTGGTGGCAACTCGGTTATTTTTCCGGGAGTTACCATTGGCAACAATGTAACTATTGGTGCAGGCAGTGTTGTCACCAAAGATATTCCAGATAATGTACTGGCCTTTGGCAATCCATGTGTAGTTCAGAAAGAATTATAG
- a CDS encoding lanthionine synthetase LanC family protein, which yields MLKSEEYIVSINSIIEKHYKNLNDYSRIELILYYYTLHKVYKKDEYAERFESVLNDYLKLLSSHSSNIHSQADHFIYGLFILSETENKTLLNYTTKEQIEKIDHNLFNYAYSVLAEKQTDNLQYITTIVNYFTSKLPEERYTEYLNQLLPLIFNCIEKYTDYNSNQTETNEPLYLGFGNGLAGLLLSLVNIHMVGIKNDQTEKVITKAIKYIFSLKREIDFSPGNYSMFPYRVNNHNKDISYSSQLSWANSDLNHSILFYKSDQILHNHNLHRIAELIGLNTLIRKDIPSTQVMNSCFFNGAAGVAESYRALYQLSKQEAYKEGYEYWIDKTMFYLDQEIKENKHLHPNFNFLKGLTGVGLTLLSYISEEELSWNKLLFA from the coding sequence ATGTTAAAATCAGAAGAATATATCGTAAGTATTAATTCTATAATAGAAAAACATTACAAAAACCTGAATGACTATTCAAGAATAGAGCTAATACTTTACTATTATACTCTTCATAAAGTATACAAGAAGGATGAATACGCTGAAAGATTTGAGTCCGTATTAAATGATTATTTGAAGTTGCTATCTAGCCATAGTTCTAACATTCATTCGCAAGCTGATCATTTTATATACGGACTCTTTATTTTATCTGAAACTGAAAATAAAACTTTGCTCAATTACACTACTAAAGAGCAAATTGAGAAAATTGATCATAACCTATTTAACTATGCTTATTCAGTTTTAGCAGAAAAACAAACAGATAATTTACAATACATTACTACCATTGTTAACTATTTCACTTCAAAATTACCAGAAGAGAGATATACTGAATATTTGAATCAGCTCTTACCACTTATATTTAATTGTATCGAAAAATATACAGATTACAATTCCAACCAGACTGAAACAAATGAACCGCTTTATTTAGGATTTGGAAATGGATTGGCTGGCTTATTACTTTCTCTAGTAAACATCCACATGGTTGGTATTAAAAATGATCAAACTGAAAAAGTAATTACAAAAGCAATTAAGTATATATTTTCGCTTAAAAGAGAAATAGATTTTTCTCCAGGAAATTACTCTATGTTCCCTTATCGTGTAAACAATCATAATAAAGACATTTCTTATTCATCACAATTGAGCTGGGCAAATAGCGATCTTAATCACTCTATTTTATTTTATAAATCAGATCAGATTTTACATAACCACAATTTGCACAGAATCGCAGAACTTATTGGTTTAAATACCCTTATTCGCAAAGATATTCCCTCTACTCAAGTGATGAACTCTTGCTTTTTTAATGGAGCTGCCGGCGTTGCAGAATCTTACAGAGCTTTGTATCAATTGAGCAAACAAGAAGCCTACAAAGAAGGCTACGAATATTGGATTGATAAAACCATGTTTTATTTAGATCAAGAAATAAAAGAGAACAAACACCTACATCCAAATTTTAACTTCCTAAAAGGCTTAACTGGTGTTGGGCTCACACTCCTATCTTATATTTCAGAAGAAGAATTAAGCTGGAACAAGCTTTTATTTGCTTGA
- a CDS encoding carbohydrate binding domain-containing protein — translation MEQVGYQKSGKKLWFAFIPITILFLSSFTVLKAETIKVFSRYNYYLPNNEISIIAILPDDASAAEFQLNLSQGTKTIEVASDIEGQRLSATFKASILSIGTTSIHFSITQIDNIVQEGDVDIVLQEAKANAVQIDKLTGGLIADGLPFFPFGFYCVPVGNLPEKEVVHGMNLIAPYQSNLPDGLEERKAYMDRCAELGIKVQYSVNSLIGSGHNGSRGLDMSDEDKLALLKSEVKTFRDHPALLSWYINDEPDGQGRPPEILEAAYNVIHELDTYHPVSIVFMMPSQAEDFKNTMDIAMTDPYPIPGPPEQVLNNINGYGDAYKYEKSVWLVPQAFGGQEMWNREPTAKELRVMTYMGLISGAKGIQYFIRGEGNTNPQSVSAWSECSNMAVETSQMAPFLLSADDAPKVSASDERILTRAFKYKGNLLVMAINEDNTPKEFSIKVDNDGGNYKDEAALWFENRSVDFDGKQINDMIDAHGTRVYLIDQKETKKKSQISSRNLIVNPSFEILASPGQPIGFNKTYTSYEKKDLGATTFADSRQSVEGMVSLRIINPVDSGGNKIRFLPLVVNKDNSYVVTIWAKAKAQGEMPTFRLSMGLMNEIHTYEISTEWQEYSFVFTAPSSSTNNILSLELLRKGTAWFDLLQMSPTPVIQYEISEDKTAEVKIEGAPNDGQIRYAIDKAPDAKSSLYQKPITIKKASTVYAGIFEGSRQVAASKLFVPVNLALGKPVTLAIPFHEKYAANGNNSLTDGIMGSTAFKDGKWLGFSGEDLSATIDLQAKTKVNKVSGSFLCDPNSGIFLPSKILVYTSVDGDKFDLVGEQENLAGNVRGEPQLHQISVSLKEKPVRYIRLVAKAFGKIPEGYLFTGSTSWLFADEILIE, via the coding sequence ATGGAGCAAGTAGGTTATCAGAAGAGTGGGAAAAAGCTATGGTTCGCTTTCATACCCATAACTATCTTATTTTTATCAAGTTTTACAGTGCTAAAAGCGGAGACAATTAAAGTTTTTAGCCGATATAATTATTACTTACCTAATAATGAAATTAGCATTATCGCGATTTTACCAGATGACGCATCAGCCGCAGAGTTTCAACTCAATTTATCTCAAGGAACCAAAACCATAGAAGTTGCTAGCGATATAGAAGGACAAAGGTTATCAGCGACTTTTAAGGCTTCAATTTTATCTATCGGTACTACATCAATACACTTTTCAATAACACAAATCGATAACATTGTACAAGAGGGTGATGTAGATATTGTTTTGCAAGAAGCTAAAGCCAATGCTGTTCAAATAGATAAATTAACAGGTGGACTCATTGCAGATGGTTTACCGTTTTTTCCTTTCGGTTTTTACTGTGTGCCAGTAGGCAATTTACCAGAAAAAGAAGTGGTGCATGGTATGAATTTAATTGCTCCTTATCAGAGCAATTTACCAGACGGTTTGGAAGAGCGTAAAGCTTATATGGACAGGTGCGCAGAGTTAGGTATTAAGGTTCAATATTCTGTAAACTCTTTAATAGGCAGTGGGCATAATGGTTCAAGGGGTTTGGATATGTCTGATGAAGACAAGTTGGCTTTACTCAAAAGTGAGGTAAAGACTTTTCGAGATCATCCTGCTTTGCTTTCTTGGTACATCAATGATGAGCCAGACGGACAGGGTAGACCACCAGAAATCTTAGAAGCAGCTTATAATGTAATTCATGAGCTTGACACTTATCACCCAGTTTCTATAGTTTTTATGATGCCATCACAAGCAGAGGATTTTAAAAATACTATGGATATTGCTATGACAGATCCTTATCCAATTCCCGGGCCGCCAGAGCAAGTTTTAAATAACATCAATGGATATGGTGATGCTTATAAATATGAAAAGTCTGTTTGGTTAGTGCCACAAGCTTTTGGTGGACAAGAAATGTGGAATAGAGAACCGACTGCCAAAGAGTTAAGAGTGATGACTTACATGGGTTTGATCTCTGGTGCTAAAGGTATTCAATACTTTATTAGAGGAGAAGGTAATACTAACCCGCAATCTGTTTCGGCTTGGTCGGAGTGTAGTAATATGGCTGTAGAGACTTCTCAAATGGCGCCTTTTTTATTATCTGCAGATGATGCTCCTAAAGTGAGCGCATCAGATGAGCGTATATTGACCAGAGCATTTAAATACAAAGGCAATTTGCTAGTAATGGCAATTAACGAAGATAATACACCTAAAGAATTTAGTATCAAGGTCGATAATGATGGTGGCAATTATAAAGATGAAGCTGCACTTTGGTTTGAAAACAGATCAGTAGATTTTGATGGAAAACAGATAAATGACATGATTGATGCGCATGGCACAAGAGTGTATTTAATCGATCAAAAAGAAACTAAAAAGAAAAGCCAAATATCTTCTAGAAACTTAATTGTAAACCCAAGTTTCGAAATATTGGCTAGTCCAGGGCAGCCAATTGGCTTTAACAAGACTTATACTAGTTATGAAAAGAAAGACCTTGGCGCTACTACATTTGCAGATTCTAGACAAAGTGTAGAAGGTATGGTAAGTCTTAGAATTATCAACCCTGTAGATAGTGGAGGTAACAAAATTAGATTTTTACCACTGGTTGTAAATAAAGACAATAGTTATGTAGTCACTATTTGGGCAAAGGCAAAAGCACAAGGAGAAATGCCAACTTTTAGGTTATCTATGGGTTTAATGAATGAAATTCATACCTATGAGATATCTACAGAATGGCAAGAGTATTCATTTGTGTTTACAGCACCTTCATCATCAACCAACAACATTTTATCATTAGAATTATTAAGGAAAGGAACTGCTTGGTTCGATCTTCTGCAAATGTCGCCAACGCCTGTAATTCAATATGAGATTTCTGAAGATAAGACGGCAGAGGTGAAGATTGAAGGAGCACCAAACGATGGGCAAATCAGATATGCGATAGACAAAGCGCCAGATGCTAAAAGTAGTTTATATCAAAAACCAATTACGATTAAAAAGGCAAGCACAGTTTACGCTGGCATTTTTGAGGGTTCGAGGCAAGTTGCTGCTTCTAAATTGTTTGTTCCGGTGAACCTTGCTTTGGGTAAGCCAGTTACATTAGCCATTCCTTTTCATGAGAAATATGCTGCTAATGGAAATAATAGCTTAACTGATGGTATAATGGGTTCTACTGCATTTAAAGATGGCAAATGGCTAGGCTTTAGCGGTGAAGACTTGAGTGCTACTATCGATTTGCAAGCGAAAACCAAGGTAAATAAAGTGAGTGGTAGTTTTCTGTGTGACCCCAACAGTGGTATTTTCTTGCCTTCTAAAATCTTGGTTTACACCTCTGTAGATGGGGATAAGTTTGATTTAGTAGGTGAGCAAGAGAATTTAGCGGGTAATGTAAGAGGTGAACCGCAGCTACATCAAATATCAGTTTCACTAAAAGAAAAACCAGTTAGATACATCCGATTAGTGGCAAAAGCTTTCGGGAAAATACCAGAAGGTTATCTGTTTACAGGTTCCACTTCTTGGTTATTTGCAGATGAAATATTAATCGAGTAG
- a CDS encoding zinc-binding alcohol dehydrogenase family protein, with protein sequence MNTLRLEEPGKFEYINSEINQHLEPNEALLKVHRIGICGTDYHAFAGNQPFFSYPRVLGHELGVEVLKIGSEVDNVTVGDKCTVEPYQNKTQDQAVRNGFTNCGENISVFGVHEDGGMRDIIKLSAKYLHKSDKLSYDQLALVEPLAIGCHAVNRARITSNDFVLVVGAGPIGLATATFAKATGAKTVMMDINQKRLDFCKEVMNVDGTVIAGNDQTEANLRAQFDGDLPTVVLDATGNKHAMQKALEYSASAGRIVFVGLFQGDFSFNDPYFHKKELTIMGSRNALPSDFEQIIKMIEEGKVNTQPWITHRCNFNELTDNFETWLKPEAGVIKAVVSM encoded by the coding sequence ATGAACACGCTAAGACTAGAAGAACCGGGCAAATTTGAATATATAAATAGCGAAATAAACCAGCACTTAGAGCCAAATGAGGCTTTGCTTAAAGTACATCGCATTGGCATTTGCGGAACAGATTATCATGCATTTGCAGGTAATCAGCCTTTCTTTTCTTATCCGCGAGTTTTGGGGCATGAGTTAGGGGTAGAAGTGCTTAAAATTGGTTCAGAGGTAGATAATGTAACTGTTGGAGATAAATGTACGGTTGAGCCGTATCAAAATAAAACGCAAGATCAGGCCGTTCGGAATGGTTTTACAAACTGTGGTGAAAACATTTCTGTGTTTGGCGTACACGAAGATGGTGGTATGCGAGATATCATTAAATTATCTGCAAAGTATTTACACAAATCGGATAAACTTAGCTACGATCAATTAGCCTTGGTAGAACCATTGGCAATTGGTTGCCATGCGGTAAATAGAGCGAGAATTACCTCTAACGATTTTGTGTTGGTGGTAGGTGCAGGTCCAATTGGGTTGGCAACTGCCACATTTGCAAAAGCTACCGGTGCTAAAACCGTAATGATGGACATCAATCAAAAGCGATTAGATTTCTGCAAAGAAGTAATGAATGTGGATGGAACTGTAATCGCTGGAAATGACCAAACCGAAGCAAATTTAAGAGCACAGTTTGATGGAGATTTGCCAACTGTTGTTTTAGATGCAACAGGCAATAAACACGCTATGCAAAAAGCTTTAGAGTATTCGGCATCTGCCGGAAGAATCGTTTTTGTTGGACTTTTCCAAGGTGATTTCTCTTTTAACGATCCATATTTTCACAAAAAAGAACTTACCATTATGGGAAGTAGGAATGCCTTACCAAGCGATTTTGAGCAAATCATTAAAATGATTGAAGAAGGCAAAGTAAATACTCAACCTTGGATTACACATAGATGCAACTTTAACGAGCTAACCGATAATTTTGAAACTTGGCTCAAACCTGAGGCAGGTGTGATTAAAGCGGTGGTTTCTATGTAA
- a CDS encoding nitroreductase family protein: MSLLENLQWRYATKKMNGKKVPQEKVDYIVEAARLAPSSSGLQPFKVFVITNEEMLAKIKEIAWNQSQVVDCSHLLVFAAWDGYSDERISSVFNFMMDERGLPHSQMDDYKKNILSLYEPLGQEWQANHSAKQSYIAFAMAIAAAAEVKVDTTPMEGFVNKELDKLLDLEKQGLRSTVILPLGYRDEENDWLISMKKVRTPKESFITEVK, translated from the coding sequence ATGAGTTTACTAGAAAATTTACAGTGGCGATATGCTACTAAAAAGATGAATGGAAAAAAGGTCCCACAAGAAAAAGTAGATTACATTGTGGAGGCTGCCAGACTTGCTCCATCGTCTTCAGGACTACAACCATTTAAGGTATTTGTAATAACTAACGAAGAGATGTTAGCTAAAATTAAAGAAATCGCTTGGAACCAAAGCCAAGTGGTAGATTGCTCACATCTTTTGGTTTTTGCTGCATGGGATGGGTACAGCGATGAAAGAATCTCTTCAGTATTTAATTTTATGATGGACGAAAGAGGTTTGCCACATAGCCAAATGGATGATTATAAGAAAAACATTTTGAGCTTATATGAGCCGCTTGGTCAAGAATGGCAAGCTAACCACAGTGCGAAGCAAAGTTATATTGCTTTTGCTATGGCGATTGCAGCAGCAGCAGAGGTAAAAGTAGATACAACTCCAATGGAAGGCTTTGTAAACAAAGAATTAGACAAACTGCTCGATCTTGAAAAGCAAGGTTTAAGAAGTACTGTTATTCTTCCACTAGGTTACAGAGACGAAGAAAATGACTGGTTAATTAGCATGAAAAAGGTGAGAACACCAAAAGAAAGCTTTATAACCGAAGTAAAATAA
- a CDS encoding winged helix-turn-helix transcriptional regulator gives MKKLEHKTCSKRILAIHDVMDIIGGKWKISIIACLCSRKMRYSELLHEVNGISGKMLSRDLKDLEMNQLITRKVVDTQPISVEYEISEYGSTLKQLTDEIANWGIEHRKRIFETAE, from the coding sequence ATGAAGAAATTAGAGCACAAAACCTGTAGTAAAAGAATTTTGGCAATACACGATGTAATGGATATAATCGGTGGAAAATGGAAAATTTCGATTATTGCCTGTTTATGCAGTCGTAAAATGAGGTATTCAGAATTATTACACGAGGTAAATGGCATATCTGGAAAAATGCTCAGCAGAGATTTAAAAGATTTGGAGATGAACCAACTCATTACACGAAAAGTAGTAGACACACAACCCATTTCAGTTGAATATGAGATTTCAGAATACGGATCTACATTAAAACAACTTACAGATGAAATTGCCAATTGGGGCATAGAACATCGCAAGCGCATTTTTGAAACCGCTGAGTAA
- a CDS encoding PhoPQ-activated pathogenicity-related family protein, producing the protein MSVKHYFIFLILVSAFVRCSSPQTSEKEVTEEQKYQPVTAETALQSYLNNGDTTYKWEVIESYPIEGAATAYDLKLTSQNWRDHIWTHQLTILVPEEVNQEEAMLFITGGSIKDGEPNYKSHSDDLTVSLAFTAKKTKAICSIIRQTPNQPLYDGLVEDQLISFTLHNFKNDGDFTWPLLFPMVKTAVTAMDAVQEFSKKELSKDISEFVVSGASKRGWTTWLTGANDSRVKAIAPMVIDVLNMPVSLQYQIEVWQEYSVQIEDYVKLEIPQTVQSKSGSDITKMVDPYSYKDKLTMPKMIFNGTNDEYWPVDAIKNYLDSIPGKNYLQYVPNAGHGLGDKKQAFQALSSFFATTIMDEPYPTCTWDLVENNGKLQLKATATPELLQDVLLWSAVSEDRDFRDEKWSSESLHLKNIKDIETQIDYPQSGFKAFYLDLKYKDPLGDEYVESTRMFVTDSLHVF; encoded by the coding sequence ATGTCTGTAAAACATTATTTTATTTTTCTTATCCTAGTTTCTGCATTCGTGAGATGCTCTTCTCCACAAACTTCTGAAAAAGAAGTAACTGAAGAACAGAAATACCAACCTGTAACGGCTGAAACTGCTTTGCAAAGCTACCTTAACAATGGAGACACCACCTATAAGTGGGAAGTAATTGAATCTTACCCGATTGAAGGAGCTGCCACAGCTTACGATTTAAAACTTACTTCGCAAAACTGGCGCGACCACATCTGGACGCATCAATTAACTATTCTAGTACCAGAAGAAGTAAATCAAGAAGAAGCCATGCTATTTATTACTGGCGGAAGCATTAAAGATGGCGAACCAAATTACAAATCTCATTCAGATGATTTAACTGTAAGTCTAGCTTTTACAGCAAAGAAGACTAAAGCAATTTGTAGCATTATCCGTCAAACTCCCAACCAACCATTGTACGATGGTTTAGTAGAAGATCAGCTCATTTCTTTTACCCTACATAACTTTAAAAATGATGGTGACTTTACTTGGCCTTTGCTTTTCCCAATGGTGAAAACTGCGGTTACAGCCATGGATGCAGTACAAGAGTTTTCTAAAAAAGAATTAAGCAAAGACATCAGCGAATTTGTGGTTTCGGGTGCTTCTAAAAGAGGTTGGACAACTTGGCTAACTGGTGCGAATGACAGCAGAGTGAAAGCCATTGCTCCAATGGTAATTGATGTACTTAATATGCCAGTGAGTTTACAGTACCAAATTGAGGTTTGGCAAGAATACAGCGTACAAATTGAAGACTATGTAAAGTTGGAAATTCCTCAAACAGTACAATCTAAAAGTGGTAGTGATATCACCAAAATGGTCGACCCTTATTCTTACAAAGATAAACTTACCATGCCTAAAATGATTTTTAATGGTACTAATGATGAGTACTGGCCAGTCGATGCCATTAAAAATTATCTCGATAGTATTCCGGGAAAAAACTATCTGCAATATGTGCCAAATGCGGGTCATGGTTTGGGAGATAAAAAGCAGGCTTTCCAAGCGTTGAGTTCTTTCTTTGCCACAACCATTATGGATGAACCTTACCCGACTTGCACTTGGGATTTAGTTGAAAACAATGGCAAATTACAACTAAAAGCTACTGCTACACCAGAACTTTTACAAGATGTGCTTTTATGGTCAGCCGTTTCTGAAGATAGAGATTTTAGAGACGAAAAATGGTCGAGCGAAAGTTTACACCTGAAAAATATTAAAGATATCGAAACCCAAATCGATTATCCTCAATCTGGTTTTAAAGCTTTCTACCTAGACTTAAAATACAAAGATCCATTGGGCGACGAATATGTAGAAAGCACAAGAATGTTTGTTACAGATAGTCTGCATGTATTTTAA
- a CDS encoding GyrI-like domain-containing protein produces the protein MTAIKHEWRKAEKGFYLPKNKPEVIEIPEFNFVTIEGEGNPNNENFSEYISALYAISYTIKMNLKKDENKPVGYSDYTVYPLEGVWDINDEAKANYNGTLDKDTLVFKIMIRQPDFVEANYFNKMLELALEKKANPLLKQVKFEKITEGRCIQMLHIGSYDDEPASFERMEKFAESENLKRQSKIHREIYLSDFRKVPAEKLKTILRFKV, from the coding sequence ATGACAGCTATAAAACATGAGTGGCGTAAAGCAGAAAAAGGTTTCTACTTGCCTAAAAACAAACCCGAAGTAATTGAAATACCAGAATTTAATTTTGTGACTATTGAAGGTGAAGGCAATCCTAATAATGAGAATTTCTCTGAATACATCAGCGCTTTGTATGCCATTTCATACACTATTAAAATGAACTTGAAGAAGGATGAAAACAAGCCTGTAGGTTATTCTGATTACACCGTTTACCCACTAGAAGGTGTTTGGGATATAAATGATGAAGCCAAAGCAAATTACAATGGCACACTCGATAAAGATACTTTGGTATTTAAAATAATGATTCGGCAGCCAGATTTTGTGGAGGCAAACTACTTTAACAAAATGCTTGAACTTGCTCTTGAGAAAAAAGCAAATCCATTATTGAAGCAAGTAAAGTTTGAAAAAATTACTGAAGGTAGATGCATACAAATGCTACATATCGGTAGTTATGACGACGAACCAGCTAGCTTTGAACGCATGGAAAAATTTGCGGAATCAGAAAACCTCAAAAGACAATCTAAAATACACCGAGAAATCTATTTATCAGATTTTAGAAAAGTACCGGCAGAGAAACTAAAAACGATATTGAGGTTTAAGGTATAA
- a CDS encoding aldo/keto reductase, producing the protein MNNQFQLPSYQPDIYKVPSIFNKGSRLVFGTSGIGGVWGKVNEEESIDCLLYAFENGITTVDSAPSYSRSEEFVGKALKRWKGELPFISTKIGRLPAEKADECYVDYSTKSLKDSLKRSLDKLGVEKIDLLFLHEPHLVPIEEIDRILDTLKSFVEEGYVSMLGVGGNPTEEFRPYVVKENFQAVSGFLKMDACNLSAFEKDIPQFEKEGIVYYAASALHMALLGNKFEEYVKNPPNTEWITMQNVKVADAVNKLAAKNDMSLPTLAQRYLFSIKEAGRISIGASNLTQIKSTVADWQQGALPKELFDEITQLILSESKNI; encoded by the coding sequence ATGAACAACCAGTTTCAATTACCAAGCTATCAACCTGATATTTACAAAGTTCCATCAATATTTAATAAAGGTAGTAGATTGGTTTTTGGCACATCTGGTATTGGAGGTGTTTGGGGCAAAGTGAATGAAGAAGAAAGCATAGATTGTTTGCTGTATGCATTTGAAAACGGAATTACAACAGTAGACTCAGCGCCATCTTACAGCAGAAGCGAAGAGTTTGTAGGTAAAGCACTCAAAAGATGGAAAGGTGAACTTCCATTTATAAGTACAAAGATCGGCAGATTACCAGCAGAAAAAGCAGATGAATGCTATGTCGATTATTCTACCAAAAGTCTAAAAGATAGTCTCAAGCGAAGTTTGGATAAATTAGGAGTTGAAAAAATAGACTTGCTGTTCCTACACGAACCACATCTGGTTCCAATAGAAGAGATTGACCGGATACTCGATACGCTAAAAAGTTTTGTGGAAGAAGGCTATGTAAGCATGTTGGGTGTGGGAGGGAATCCTACCGAAGAATTTAGACCCTATGTAGTTAAAGAAAATTTTCAGGCAGTTTCTGGTTTCTTGAAAATGGATGCTTGCAATTTATCAGCATTCGAAAAAGATATACCGCAATTCGAAAAAGAAGGGATTGTATACTATGCCGCTTCTGCCTTACATATGGCACTTTTGGGGAACAAGTTTGAAGAATATGTGAAAAATCCTCCCAATACGGAGTGGATTACGATGCAAAATGTAAAAGTGGCTGATGCAGTAAATAAGTTGGCGGCAAAAAATGATATGTCCCTACCAACATTAGCGCAAAGATATTTGTTCTCGATTAAGGAAGCAGGTAGAATTTCTATTGGTGCAAGCAATCTAACACAAATTAAATCGACAGTTGCAGATTGGCAGCAGGGAGCTTTACCCAAAGAACTTTTTGACGAAATTACTCAACTTATCCTTTCAGAATCTAAAAATATATGA
- a CDS encoding class I lanthipeptide: MKTQNSISKKIALRKRTITKLDTVKSVNKKQSTTITTTSTISF; the protein is encoded by the coding sequence ATGAAAACGCAAAATTCTATCTCAAAAAAAATCGCCCTAAGAAAAAGAACAATAACAAAATTAGACACAGTAAAATCTGTAAATAAAAAACAATCGACTACGATTACAACGACAAGCACTATTTCTTTTTAA
- a CDS encoding patatin-like phospholipase family protein — MSDSKKKVRILSIDGGGIRGVIPAVILEYVEKKIAEITGNPNARIADYFDLIAGTSTGGILTCIYLAPSTDKNAGAPTAKYSAKRALNFYLENGHRIFNDSKKHDWFGLRQLFNANKYYPNFLEKLLDDEFKDLKLSELLKPCIITTYNMVTKSAFFFSSTERPESKRDFYVKDVARSTSAAPTYFPPAVIRNLITDKKMVNLDGGVFANNPAMCAYAESSSSYYQANTSIDDMLILSIGTGGGQFDLPDIMTSDKWGVLDWAKSTPEIMMDGSFDTVDYQMKQLFRKEEGNTCNYKRVDFYGEKRYAKNMAEASKPNIKLLIEAGKMAIEQANEKKSGDHTLDNFIELLVQEESKESIV, encoded by the coding sequence ATGTCAGACTCTAAAAAGAAAGTTAGAATTTTATCTATTGATGGTGGAGGTATTAGAGGTGTAATACCGGCTGTTATACTGGAGTATGTAGAGAAAAAAATTGCTGAAATCACCGGAAATCCGAATGCGAGAATTGCAGATTATTTTGATTTAATTGCAGGTACAAGTACTGGTGGTATTTTAACCTGTATCTATTTAGCACCGAGCACAGATAAAAATGCAGGTGCGCCAACTGCAAAGTATTCGGCTAAAAGAGCGCTAAATTTTTATTTAGAAAATGGACATAGAATTTTTAATGATTCAAAAAAGCATGATTGGTTTGGGTTAAGACAACTATTCAATGCTAATAAGTATTATCCTAATTTTTTAGAAAAACTTTTGGATGATGAGTTTAAAGATTTAAAGTTAAGCGAACTTTTAAAGCCTTGTATTATAACTACCTACAACATGGTTACTAAGTCTGCTTTCTTTTTTAGTAGTACAGAAAGGCCAGAGTCTAAAAGAGATTTTTATGTAAAAGATGTAGCCAGATCTACATCGGCAGCACCTACATATTTTCCACCAGCCGTAATTAGAAATCTGATTACTGATAAAAAGATGGTGAATCTTGATGGAGGAGTTTTTGCCAATAATCCGGCGATGTGTGCTTATGCAGAAAGTTCTAGCTCCTATTATCAGGCAAATACGAGTATTGATGATATGCTCATACTTTCTATTGGAACTGGTGGTGGGCAGTTCGATTTGCCAGATATAATGACCAGTGATAAATGGGGTGTTTTGGACTGGGCAAAATCAACTCCTGAAATTATGATGGATGGAAGTTTTGATACAGTAGATTACCAAATGAAGCAATTGTTTAGGAAAGAAGAGGGGAACACTTGCAACTATAAAAGAGTCGATTTCTATGGTGAAAAAAGATATGCTAAAAACATGGCGGAAGCTTCTAAACCAAATATTAAACTTTTAATAGAAGCAGGTAAAATGGCAATAGAACAAGCAAACGAAAAGAAATCTGGCGATCATACTTTAGATAATTTTATCGAGCTTTTAGTGCAAGAAGAAAGTAAAGAATCTATAGTCTAG